The Chiroxiphia lanceolata isolate bChiLan1 chromosome 12, bChiLan1.pri, whole genome shotgun sequence genome window below encodes:
- the LOC116792808 gene encoding ras-related and estrogen-regulated growth inhibitor-like protein gives MTKFFIRLPAVPSAPPLRLRGGVWSSRVPWVPWEALDCRLCREELYTRCWDCWRATATLGMGLRLPLRRSTSFTPDHPALMEVPGPTALKMEANVLVMGADNVGKSALTVRFLTRRFIGEYGDMEFIYSHNVTVDGREILFHIWDAPSSQEQTEDGSSEEKRIQWADSFVLVYSICDRASFNILPLKIQFIKAAKEGQSQEKVPIVIVGNKRDLHHQRVVSSEEGRLLALSLDCGFYEVSAAEAYHGALMVFHGLAKRIPDTKLALKKGTGIRGIVKTMSAVFTRKRTDSL, from the exons ATGACAAAGTTTTTCATCCGGCTGCCTGCAGTTCCCTCTGCACCGCCCCTGCGGCTGCGGGGAGGGGTATGGTCCTCGCGGGTCCCCTGGGTGCCGTGGGAAGCACTGGACTGTCGGCTGTGCCGAGAGGAGTTGTACACACGCTGCTGGGACTGCTGGAGAGCCACGGCCACGCTCGGAATGGGGCTCCGGCTGCCTCTGCGCCGGAGCACCAGCTTCACCCCCGACCACCCTGCCCTCATGGAGGTGCCTGGCCCCACTGCCCTGAAGATGGAAGCAAATGTCCTTGTTATGGGAGCGGACAATGTGGGGAAATCAG ctctgactGTGCGTTTCCTGACCCGGCGCTTCATCGGGGAGTATGGAGACATGG AATTCATCTACAGCCACAACGTGACGGTGGATGGCCGAGAAATTCTCTTCCACATCTGGGATGCCCCCAGTTCTCAG gAGCAGACAGAGGATGGCTCCTCAGAGGAGAAGCGAATCCAATGGGCAGACAGCTTTGTCCTGGTCTACAGTATCTGTGACCGTGCCAGTTTCAACATCCTGCCCCTTAAAATCCAGTTCATCAAGGCAGCCAAGgaggggcagagccaggagaaggTGCCCATCGTCATTGTGGGCAACAAACGGGACCTGCACCACCAGCGGGTGGTGTCCAGCGAGGAGGGTCGGCTCCTCGCCCTCTCTTTAGACTGTGGTTTCTATGAGGTCTCTGCAGCTGAGGCTTATCATGGGGCCCTCATGGTCTTCCATGGACTGGCCAAGCGCATCCCAGACACCAAACTGGCACTGAAAAAGGGTACAGGGATCCGTGGCATCGTCAAGACCATGTCGGCTGTGTTTACCCGCAAACGAACGGATTCCCTCTGA
- the KIF7 gene encoding kinesin-like protein KIF7: MAAEGAAVRVAVRVRPLLPREALRGHRPCLRGDAATGEVSLGRRRFRFAAVLPEAAGQAAVYRACVQPLLRAFFRGFNATVFAYGQTGSGKTYTIGEASVASINEDEQGIIPRAMAEAFRLIDENDLIDYTVRVSYLEVYKEEFRDLLQVDTASKDIQIREDDKGNIVLCGVKESEVEGLDEVLSLLEMGNTAKHTGATHINRQSSRSHTIFTVTMEQRRGAGRLPLHHRPPSVPAAGQVLVSKFHFVDLAGSERIVKTGNTGERLKESIQINCGLLALGNVISALGDPRRKTTHIPYRDSKITRILKDSLGGNAQTVMIACVSPSSSDFDETLNTLNYANRAQNIQNKAVVNCRKETENIEELHLQIKNLQKALEQRQRSETRIINRSGSAKRCAPDPTARLLAECAHYRTCTDAAYRLLMELQEDSNLTVEQILRVKEWLCTVESERSELTSAGLDSGIESTSMEDQSAEAQSSKLAKAQVNTEKKCESVKDEQVAKLQRQVERLEEENRDFLAALEDAMEQYKLQSDKLQEQQDKISELHVRLEMAMPNMCVPGLLENLHLVTASQRPHTAPLDAAPSHGLGGVLSGLLPEQSGRALCRKQLNSNFSLQEEELAGWHLNHTQSLTGDPEVRDVVLRRELSQDSEKPSELSSGEEVEWEQKRSLSQRRNGIQNWSKKEICMLSEEPSRGNAHSIQEEQLELSKEVCGKREPLVSYWERLSGKDSEWRLVQAQQKIRELAINIRMKEELITELIKTGKDAQALNRQYSQKISELEEEAEQVRAELSDSQKQLQELEGKEPWDPGEKRKLQEYRTRVAAAQSKAQVLCKKKQATERLVSLSAQSEKRVQELERNIQLMRRQQGQLQRRLREESEQKRRLETEVNKGQHRVKELELKHEQHQKILRIKTEEIAAFQRKRRSGSNGSVISLEQQQKIEEQKKWLDMEMDKVLEQRRALDELEDELRKREAIVAKKEALLQEKNGLESKRLRSSQALTDDIVRVSSRLEHLEKELTEKNGQLRHGSAHDQQQIRQEINSLRQEKDQLLKQRLELDNKLRHGTLLSPEEERILFQLDEAIEALDAAIEYKNESITCRQRVLRASASLLSQCEMNLMAKLSYLSSSETRALLCKYFDKVVTLREDQHRQHIAFSELEMQLEEQQQLVYWLEAAVERQRLEMDRQLTLQQKEHEQNMQLLLQQSREHMDEGLASSRLQYEARIQVLEKELSRYMWANQELNQRLSNMNLHPGQAKAGMERSIHGAGDRAAPVLGTCEESSPGEQPVPLAVTEESHRVREESRDLVHAPLPSTWRRSSLPNDSPGDLRQRDVEHLLRAGQPHELHPPRSLAPASKPRWELRRASLNMSPVPHHPAMIDVRKNPL; encoded by the exons ATGGCGGCGGAGGGGGCTGCGGTGCGGGTGGCGGTGCGGGTGCGGCCGCTGCTGCCCCGGGAGGCGCTGCGGGGGCACCGGCCCTGCCTGCGGGGCGATGCCGCCACCGGCGAGGTGTCGCTGGGCCGCCGCCGGTTCCGCTTCGCCGCCGTGCTGCCCGAGGCGGCGGGGCAGGCGGCCGTGTACCGGGCCTGCGTCCAGCCGCTGCTGCGCGCCTTCTTCCGCGGCTTCAACGCCACCGTCTTCGCCTACGGGCAGACGGGCTCCGGCAAGACCTACACCATCGGGGAGGCCAGCGTCG CTTCCATCAACGAAGATGAGCAGGGCATCATCCCACGAGCCATGGCTGAGGCCTTCAGGCTCATCGATGAGAATGACCTGATCGACTACACGGTACGAGTGTCCTACCTGGAGGTGTACAAGGAGGAGTTTCGGGACTTGCTGCAGGTGGATACAGCCAGCAAAGACATCCAGATCCGGGAGGATGACAAGGGGAACATTG TGCTCTGCGGTGTGAAGGAGTCGGAAGTGGAAGGGCTGGACGAGGTGCTGAGCCTGCTGGAGATGGGGAACACAGCCAAGCACACGGGAGCTACCCACATCAACAGGCAGTCGAGCCGCTCACACACCATCTTCACGGTGACCATGGAGCAGCGGCGTGGGGCTGGACGGCTCCCCCTGCACCACCGCCCGCCCTCCGTCCCCGCCGCGGGACAGGTCCTGGTCTCCAAGTTTCACTTTGTGGATCTGGCAGGCTCAGAGCGAATTGTGAAGACAGGAAACACAGGGGAGAGACTAAAGGAGAGTATCCAGATCAACTGTGGCCTCCTGGCCTTGGGCAACGTCATCAGTGCGTTGGGAGATCCTCGGAGAAAGACCACCCACATCCCATACAGGGACTCCAAAATCACCAG AATCCTGAAAGACTCTCTGGGGGGGAACGCCCAGACTGTGATGATAGCCTGTGTCAGCCCATCCTCCTCAGATTTCGACGAGACCCTCAACACACTGAATTACGCCAACCGGGCTCAGAACATCCAGAACAAGGCGGTGGTGAACTGCCGCAAGGAAACGGAGAACATTGAGGAGCTTCACCTGCAGATAAAGAACCTGCAGAAGGCGCTGGAGCAGCGGCAGCGCTCCGAGACCCGCATCATCAACCGCTCAGGCAGCGCCAAGCGCTGCGCGCCCGACCCCACAGCCCGGCTGCTGGCAGAGTGCGCCCATTACCGCACCTGCACCGACGCCGCTTACCGGCTGCTGATGGAGCTCCAGGAGGACAGTAACCTGACAGTGGAGCAGATCCTGCGGGTCAAGGAGTGGCTGTGCACTGTGGAGAGCGAGAGGAGCGAGCTGACCTCGGCTGGGCTGGACAGCGGCATTGAGAGCACCTCCATGGAGGACCAAAGCGCTGAGGCGCAAAGTTCAAAGCTGGCAAAAGCCCAG GTGAACACTGAGAAGAAATGTGAGTCCGTCAAAGATGAGCAGGTGGCCAAACTGCAGAGGCAAGTGGAGCGCCTGGAAGAGGAGAACCGTGATTTCCTGGCTGCCCTGGAGGATGCCATGGAGCAGTATAAGCTGCAG AGTGACaaactgcaggagcagcaggataAGATCTCAGAGCTGCATGTGCGCTTGGAGATGGCAATGCCAAACATGTGTGTGCCAGGATTGCTGGAAAACCTTCACCTGGTGACTGCCAGCCAGAGACCTCACACGGCCCCACTGGATGCTGCCCCATCCCACGGCCTTGGTGGGGTTCTCTCAGGGCTCCTTCCTGAGCAGAGTGGAAGAGCCCTGTGCAGGAAG CAGCTCAACAGCAACTTCTCCttgcaggaggaggagctggcaggATGGCACCTGAACCACACACAGTCCCTGACTGGTGATCCTGAGGTCAGAGATGTGGTGCTGAGGagggagctcagccaggacTCAGAGAAGCCATCAGAGTTGTCCTCAGGAGAGGAGGTGGAGTGGGAACAGAAGCGGTCCCTGTCCCAGCGCCG AAATGGGATCCAAAATTGGAGCAAGAAAGAGATTTGCATGTTGAGTGAGGAGCCAAGTAGAGGCAATGCCCACTCGAttcaggaggagcagctggagctgtcaAAAG AGGTCTGTGGGAAGCGGGAACCGCTGGTCAGTTACTGGGAGCGCCTGTCAGGAAAGGACTCTGAGTGGAGGCTGGTGCAAGCACAGCAGAAGATCCGAGAGCTGGCGATCAACATCCGCATGAAGGAGGAGCTGATCACAGAGCTCATTAAGACAG GCAAGGATGCCCAGGCTCTGAACAGGCAGTACAGCCAGAAGATCAGCgagctggaggaggaagcagagcaggtGCGGGCAGAGCTGAGTGACAGCcagaagcagctccaggagctggagggcaAGGAGCCATGGGACCCCGGGGAGAAGCGCAAGCTGCAGGAGTACCGCACACGTGTGGCGGCCGCGCAGAGCAAGGCACAG GTTCTGTGCAAGAAGAAGCAGGCGACAGAGAGGCTGGTGTCACTCTCAGCCCAGAGCGAGAAGCgggtgcaggagctggagaggaacatCCAGCTGATGCGGCggcagcaggggcagctgcAGCGGCGGCTGCGGGAGGAGAGCGAGCAGAAACGGCGGCTGGAGACAGAGGTGAACAAGGGACAGCACCGAGTCAAG GAACTGGAACTGAAGCACGAGCAGCACCAGAAAATCCTGCGCATCAAAACTGAGGAAATTGCGGCTTTCCAGAGGAAGCGGCGGAGCGGCAGCAATGGTTCTGTGatcagcctggagcagcagcag AAAATTGAGGAACAGAAGAAGTGGCTGGACATGGAGATGGATAAAGTTCTCGAGCAGCGCCGAGCCCTGGATGAGCTGGAAGATGAGCTGAGGAAGCGGGAAGCTATCGTGGCCAAAAAGGAagccctgctgcaggaaaagaatGGCCTGGAAAGCAAACGACTGCGCTCCAGCCAG GCCCTCACAGATGACATAGTGCGCGTTTCCAGCCGCCTGGAGCACCTGGAGAAGGAACTGACTGAGAAGAACGGGCAGCTGCGTCACGGCAGTGCCCATGACCAGCAGCAGATCCGCCAGGAGATCAACAGCCTGCGCCAGGAGAAGGACCAGCTGCTCAAACAGAGGCTGGAGCTTGACAACAAGCTCCGTCATGGCACCTTGCTGTCCCCAGAG gaggAACGGATCTTGTTCCAGCTGGATGAGGCAATCGAGGCTCTGGATGCAGCCATCGAGTACAAGAATGAATCCATCACGTGCAGGCAACGAGTCCTGCGGGCCTCAGCCAGCCTGCTGTCCCAGTGTGAGATGAACCTCATGGCCAAGCTCAGCTACCTCTCCTCCTCCGAGACCcgagctctgctctgcaagtACTTTGACAAG GTGGTGACCCTGCGAGAGGatcagcacaggcagcacattGCCTTCTCAGAGCTGGAgatgcagctggaggagcagcagcagctggtgtaCTGGCTGGAGGCGGCCGTGGAGCGCCAGCGCCTGGAGATGGACCGGCAGCTCACcctgcagcagaaggagcaCGAGCAGAACATGCAGttactgctgcagcagagccgTG AGCACATGGATGAGGGGCTGGCCAGCAGCAGGCTGCAGTATGAGGCAAGGATTCAGGTGTTGGAAAAGGAGCTGAGCCGTTACATGTGGGCAAACCAGGAGCTGAACCAGAGACTGAGTAACATGAATCTCCATCCTGGACAGGCCAAAG cagggatggagagaagCATTcatggggctggggacagagctgcCCCTGTGCTCGGGACCTGTGAGgaatccagccctggggaacagcccGTGCCTCTGGCTGTCACTGAAGAGAGCCATCGGGtcagggaggagagcagggacctGGTGCACGCCCCTTTGCCCTCCACATGGAGACGTTCCTCCCTGCCCAACGACAGCCCCGGGGACCTCCGGCAGAGGGATGTGGAGCACTTGCTGAGGGCGGGGCAGCCCCACGAGCTGCACCCACCCCGGAGCCTCGCTCCTGCTTCCAAGCCCCGCTGGGAACTGCGCAGAGCCAGCCTGAACATGAgcccagtgcctcaccacccagCCATGATCGACGTGAGGAAAAACCCCCTCTAG